From Plasmodium chabaudi chabaudi strain AS genome assembly, chromosome: 12, the proteins below share one genomic window:
- a CDS encoding conserved Plasmodium protein, unknown function (term=annotation;date=20180319;qualifier=added_GO:0016021;curatorName=ucb@sanger.ac.uk;~;query 28-197; ~;query 263-296; ~;query 364-420; ~;query 486-511; ~;query 580-585; ~;query 633-644; ~;query 5-27; ~;query 198-220; ~;query 240-262; ~;query 297-319; ~;query 341-363; ~;query 421-443; ~;query 463-485; ~;query 512-534; ~;query 562-579; ~;query 586-605; ~;query 615-632; ~;query 645-667; ~;query 1-4; ~;query 221-239; ~;query 320-340; ~;query 444-462; ~;query 535-561; ~;query 606-614; ~;query 668-945; ~tmhmm; query 1-946; ~iprscan;InterPro:IPR011641 : GCC2 and GCC3;SMART:SM01411; score=0.0026;query 30-75;description=Tyrosine-protein kinase ephrin type A/B receptor-like) yields MVCVMYVFLVYTVGWGFTFVSTALNLCNYGEYIKNNKCYECEENKYSNFKNAESCFSCPPSSYNNKRSSKFIHSCSCDSNYYLNYIGNRCDKCSDIASYFFCENNLNELYVDNVEHFLKHTNEINFKNYDRCSTKKDRKNIYPFMNNIFIYCKKPGVCLDTCGKCSENNEGFICNNCKENYYKNIYLKYSTCKKCYHIITSIIIILFYCFIFLIFLMILFKYVNISLYFYHLNIYKKETIYFLHYFREFMFYLSLIFLISFSNDLTENEQDNSISYEHPNKKQKAYPKYDDLESVHYLLNIYMHNLFFDIIKVIHLNFLNYANIDCLYFLKTNSKLHTIEIFVFIFFVVLFGCLTLLCNIIFLYLRKSVKKYARNVGTNVIKLSSSLECCLEREDIDSVKSSNENKNKNNKKCDVKQFKKILLYPFLFPNFCHYTFVNVTFFYDNDVVEFFKTCVQIYYYQYVHIIMYMSSCFIMFIFLSGYICIGIFNYNISYYDTETLCYDNIHLRVTKYMGMLIISIFCFIYYILVFISILRTPYILREEYKYKYIYGFYTFLCKKNKYYYYIFRTIFINLLFLMNMQLPNNLSCLIYMSFLFILLICITIFLDPHITIKEYNIKLECFFFMFLFFFNIQLEQIRIVTYNTVLRVSLSILTLMIYSFILLYYLFYMLRDVYIYFSLYKYYIKNKSSIVEKNKKCCKYLEYYIYYYLKKRVDINMSNIDSDEKKDADDLCRDNADEDSLLENCDDPRTNSLSKKDIKYIYYKCVFISPFIPETIIQLLFIVKNINHIIHLRKNKSNDEIYNFIFENGYIEIQKTSIDRFLSKAKYIFINKFQGNYKLFKETMIRMFSKLVRSIKCYKDLYIRECVAEQIKKKYKINEIDKNGVVYDENYEQSHINTFLYKLRGLNENVCRKNKQFSLLFPSIDNVVLKTKKKFTEKKYAIIKE; encoded by the exons ATGGTTTGTGTGATGTATGTTTTTTTGGTGTATACGGTTGGATGGGGATTTACTTTTGTATCCACTGcattaaatttatgtaaCTATGgggaatatattaaaaataataaatgttatGAGTGTGaagaaaacaaatattcaaattttaaGAATGCTGAAAGTTGCTTTAGTTGCCCTCCGTCTAGTTACAACAATAAAAGATCTTCGAAATTTATACATAGCTGCTCATGTGATtcgaattattatttgaattatatagGGAATAGGTGTGATAAGTGCTCTGATATAGCTAGCTATTTTTTCTGTGAAAATAATCTTAATGAATTATATGTAGATAATGTagaacattttttaaagcatacgaatgaaattaattttaaaaattatgataggTGCTCTACAAAAAAAgacagaaaaaatatatatccatttatgaataatatttttatttattgtaaaaaGCCAGGTGTTTGTTTAGACACTTGTGGGAAATGTtcagaaaataatgaaggatttatatgtaataattgcaaagaaaattattataaaaatatatatttaaaatattctacATGTAAAAAATGCTACCATATTATAACTTCTATAATTATCATACTATTTTATTGctttatatttcttatcTTTCTAATGATACTATTTAAGTATGTAAATAttagtttatatttttatcatttaaatatttataaaaaagaaacaatatattttttacattattttcgtgaatttatgttttatttatctcttatttttttgataagtTTTTCAAATGATCTAACTGAAAATGAACAAGACAATTCTATTTCTTATGAACacccaaataaaaaacaaaaagcaTATCCAAAATATGACGATTTAGAGAGTGTGCATTAtcttttgaatatttatatgcataatttattttttgatattattaaagtaattcatttaaattttttaaattatgctAATATAGACTGTTTATATTTCCTTAAGACAAATTCGAAATTACACACAAtagaaatatttgtttttatattttttgtcgTTCTATTTGGTTGTTTAACATTACTAtgcaatattatatttttatacttaaGAAAAAGTGTAAAAAAGTATGCTAGAAATGTAGGAACTAATGTAATTAAATTGTCGAGTAGCTTGGAGTGTTGTTTGGAAAGGGAAGATATCGATAGTGTCAAAAGCagtaatgaaaataaaaataagaataacaaaaaatgtgaTGTAAAACAATTCaagaaaatattgttatatccatttttatttcctaaTTTTTGTCATTATACTTTTGTAAAtgtaacttttttttatgataatgATGTTGTAgaatttttcaaaacttgtgttcaaatatattattatcaatatgttcatataattatgtatatgaGTAGctgttttattatgtttatttttttgtcgggttatatatgtattggcatatttaattataatatatcatattatgATACAGAAACATTATGCTATgataatattcatttgaGAGTTACTAAATATATGGGTATGTTGAtaatttctattttttgttttatttattatatactagTCTTTATTTCAATTCTTAGAACCCCGTATATTTTAAGagaagaatataaatacaaatatatatatggattttatacatttttatgtaaaaaaaataaatattattattacatttttagaacgatattcataaatttattatttttaatgaatatgCAATTGCCTAATAATTTAAGTTgtcttatttatatgtcttttctttttattttgcttaTTTGTATAACCATCTTTTTAGATCCTCATATTACgataaaagaatataacataaaattagaatgttttttttttatgtttttatttttttttaatattcaaTTAGAACAAATAAGAATAGTAACATATAATACAGTGTTACGAGTTTCATTGTCTATATTAACATTGAtgatatattcttttatattgctttattatttattttatatgttaagagatgtttatatatattttagcttatataaatattatataaaaaataaaagtagtatcgttgaaaaaaataagaaatgttgtaaatatttggagtattatatttattattatttaaagaaaagGGTGGATATAAACATGTCGAATATTGATagtgatgaaaaaaaagatgcAGATGATTTATGTAGAGACAATGCTGATGAAGATTCGTTGTTAGAAAATTGTGATGACCCTCGAACG AATTCTTTATCAAAAAAggacataaaatatatttactataAGTGTGTATTTATATCTCCCTTCATTCCAGAAACAATTATTCAGTTGCTGTTCATAGTGAAAAACATAAAccatattattcatttaagaaaaaacaaatcaaatgatgaaatatataacttcATATTCGAAAATG GCTACATAGAAATTCAAAAAACTTCTATTGATAGATTTTTATCAAAggcaaaatatatttttattaacaagtTCCAAGGGAAttacaaattatttaaagaaaCAATGATAAGGATGTTCTCAAAACTAGTTAGGAGTATCAAATGCTATAAAGAC CTATATATAAGGGAATGTGTTGctgaacaaataaaaaaaaaatataaaataaacgaaATTGATAAGAATGGAGTAgtatatgatgaaaattatgaacaaagtcatattaatacatttttgtataagCTAAGAGGATTAAACGAAAATGTGTgcagaaaaaataaacaattttccCTCCTATTTCCGA GTATAGACAATGTtgtattaaaaacaaaaaaaaagtttacagaaaaaaaatatgcaattataaaagaataa
- a CDS encoding XAP-5 DNA binding protein, putative (pfam_scan;Pfam:PF04921.10; E()=3.4E-69;score=233.2;query 106-379;description=XAP5;~iprscan;InterPro:IPR007005 : XAP5 protein;Pfam:PF04921; score=2.1E-71;query 106-380;description=XAP5 protein): protein MNFRKPDNTADLIDSIINSENGKVQKYLLERKRKEKEFLEKKENIKKQTLKAPKLNQMFVKNKSNDDKLISETVGLRTVHEYKKIKDKIFSKEKDITYNESSKDTKNKKHTNFKLSFCSDDDEDDEDEEGEKKTQDPKNKSDENSSEKEQNEREKMENSSNESNSSETEQIDKNLQKEKSDNTENGIKPKNEGNEFKKIMKDPTVNTSFLKDKDRDRKIELKKKELRELYFKLENEQKEKDIEITYSYYDGSGHRRKISVKQKNTIGQFINKCVDNLKHEFTNLRSASCETLMFVKEDLILPNYLTFYELIKNKAQGKTGPLFSFDAVEDLSGITDIRKNKTDTHAGKLVERKWYERNKHIFPASKWEIYKPSTNYGTNYKDLFNNFS, encoded by the exons atgaattttaGAAAACCAGATAATACCGCCGATTTAATTGATAGTATAATTAATAGCGAAAATGGAAAAGTTCAAAAATATCTCTTAGAAAGAAAACGAAAGGAAAAAGAATTTTTGGAGAAAAAGGAAAACATCAAAAAACAAACTTTAAAGGCTCCAAAATTAAATCAAATgtttgttaaaaataaaagcaatgatgataaattaATCAGTGAAACTGTTGGTCTAAGAACAGTccatgaatataaaaaaataaaagataaaatttttagtaAGGAAAAGGATATAACATATAATGAAAGTTCCAAAGATACTAAGAATAAAAAGCATAccaattttaaattgtcTTTTTGCTCCgatgatgatgaagatGATGAGGATGAGGAaggtgaaaaaaaaacacaagatccaaaaaataaatcagaTGAAAACTCTTCAGAAAAAGAACAAAACGAACGAGAGAAAATGGAAAACTCTTCTAACGAAAGCAATTCAAGCGAAACTGAACAAATTGacaaaaatttacaaaaagaaaaaagtgATAATACAGAAAATGGAATCAAACCAAAAAACGAAGGAAAtgaattcaaaaaaattatgaaagaTCCTACTGTAAATACATCCTTTTTAAAGGATAAAGATAGAGATAGAAAaatagaattaaaaaaaaaagaattgagagaattatatttcaaattAGAAAACgaacaaaaagaaaaagacaTCGAAATtacatattcatattatgaTGGTTCTGGTCatagaagaaaaatatcagttaaacaaaaaaatactataggacaatttataaataaatgtgttgataatttaaaacatgaatttacaaatttaaGATCCGCATCATGTGAAACATTAATGTTTGTAAAAGAAGATCTTATTCTTCCAAATTATTTAACCTTTTatgaattaattaaaaataaagctcAAGGAAAAACTGGTCCACTGTTTTCTTTTGATGCTGTAGAAGATTTGTCTGGAATTACGGACataagaaaaaacaaaactgAT ACCCATGCAGGAAAACTAGTAGAACGAAAGTGGTATGAAagaaataaacatatatttcctGCTTCCAAATgggaaatatataagcCTTCAACAAATTATGGAACTAACTATAAAGATttatttaacaatttttcgTAA
- a CDS encoding conserved Plasmodium protein, unknown function (pfam_scan;Pfam:PF13679.2; E()=2.6E-8;score=33.8;query 605-718;description=Methyltransf_32;~iprscan;InterPro:IPR029063 : S-adenosyl-L-methionine-dependent methyltransferase;Superfamily:SSF53335; score=1.06E-12;query 608-747;description=S-adenosyl-L-methionine-dependent methyltransferase): MFENKCVMSVIENEINVYNQKEIKFEDPEKFNNKENGNCNNFPSFVHLICKVKNVRKHGKSLFFCDVILNDNWDSDNDSNDSNNNNLAFYKYQFLYSGDKDNEPNIHDTNSRSNIDKYYLVKNIFNENVITKKSHIQLVINKDFYINEEKFILYENYLLNKYKKKYLYENDETKLINSSLHYSLNLSKQYFSNLENDENKMEENDDSEYKIPLILLNEYIKHDTAKKLIKTDSLLYIIGLPALTNTSEKSIIVFSSYLLKVNYEYFNIRELLALFEKNNFSVLTVCRSLIVKDDYIYNMYKNDCMKKKQYILNIVYKNKNYESISNQKMNNFEIFIIKMIDVIPKLFEIQYSDFKYKINQIQDAEQKNTLCNDFNLNTINGTTLTEDGAIQNKASDNVNEGGEKKKKKKKKDIASYMNNKKIPQIHWMINHIKEMLKEIKKKNSKINCNFYYENTILRIGDLVNKYIESDSTLFENYIEFLKMLIEKNNNLVNEENVKKINDNYEMCLKKNPNIFEKLNWKNVDFYNIKKFYMDNDNIKKEDNVETVEKWETICDNGNKDKIKNEGENTSYKNCEQNSKTYNENVGIDNSVYNINEMNSGIVTNVDTNNLSYDYCILDVGGGKGDLGIHISLAFKNVLVIILDINVSSLINCFIKIYVNKIKNVLIVHESILNFDFKKYKIDLIVGLHCCGGLTDYTLNKCINEKIPFLICSCCYTKFRDLRKYIFDFKNYGIMNVINNYIYNKGYENGQINHEEANKNDININGMKCQCNDLINYTNINNMDKNDKDESYKVENYADSENDSDCNEKKSKYDKYGKKKIRRNIPTVYSFVNLLSKLCESENIHISHKCMHLYNNIRFCILQKIFDDNNKEGSKEKLTLSLHSFPVAFSPKNIVLKGYYK, from the exons atgtttgaaaataaatgtgtCATGAGTGttatagaaaatgaaataaatgtatataaccaaaaagaaataaaatttgaagATCCTGAAaagtttaataataaagaaaatgggaattgtaataattttccaAGCTTTGTTCATTTAATATgtaaagtaaaaaatgtgaGGAAACATGGaaaatctttatttttttgtgatgtcattttaaatgataattgGGACAGTGATAATGATAGTAatgatagtaataataataatttggctttttacaaatatcaATTTTTGTACAGCGGAGATAAAGATAATGAACCAAATATACACGACACAAATAGCAGATCAAATATTGATAAGTACTatttagtaaaaaatatattcaatgaaaatgtaataacaaaaaagagTCATATACAACTAGTGATAAATAAAgacttttatataaatgaagaaaaatttatattatatgaaaattatttattgaataaatataaaaaaaaatatttatatgaaaatgatgagaCAAAATTGATTAACTCTTCTCTGCACTattcattaaatttatcTAAGCAGTACTTTTCAAATTtggaaaatgatgaaaacaaaatggaagaaaatgatgatagtgaatataaaattccattaatattattgaatgagtatataaaacatgatacagctaaaaaattaataaaaacagattctttattatacatTATTGGACTCCCTGCTTTGACAAATACGAGTGAAAAATCAATAATTGTATTTTCTTCCTACTTACTAAag gtgaattatgaatattttaatattagaGAACTACTGGCATtgtttgaaaaaaacaatttttctGTTTTAACAGTATGCAGATCTTTAATTGTAAAGGATgactatatttataacatgtataaaaatgattgtatgaaaaaaaaacaatatatattgaatattgtatataaaaataaaaattatgaaagtATATCCAaccaaaaaatgaataattttgaaatttttataattaaaatgatTGATGTTATACccaaattatttgaaatacAGTATAGTGactttaaatataaaataaatcaaattcAGGATgcagaacaaaaaaatacattatgTAACGACTTCAATCTGAACACAATTAATGGAACTACACTAACTGAAGATGGAGCAATCCAAAATAAAGCTAGTGATAATGTAAATGAAGGTGgggaaaagaaaaagaaaaagaaaaaaaaagacataGCATCCTATAtgaacaataaaaaaattccaCAAATACATTGGATGattaatcatataaaagaaatgcttaaagaaataaaaaaaaagaattcaaaaataaattgcaacttttattatgagaatacaattttaagaATTGGAGATTtagttaataaatatatagaaagtGATAGTACactttttgaaaattatatagaaTTTCTAAAGATgcttattgaaaaaaataataatttagttAATGAAGAgaatgttaaaaaaataaatgataactATGAAATgtgtttgaaaaaaaatccaaatattttcgaaaaattaaattggAAAAATGTAGACTTTTACAATATTAAGAAATTTTATATggataatgataatattaaaaaggagGATAATGTTGAAACGGTTGAAAAATGGGAAACCATTTGTGACAATGGgaataaagataaaataaagaatgaAGGAGAAAATACTAGTTACAAAAATTGCGaacaaaatagtaaaacatataatgaGAATGTAGGTATTGACAATAgtgtttataatataaatgaaatgaaTAGTGGCATTGTTACAAATGTGGATACTAATAATTTATCGTATGATTATTGTATATTGGATGTAGGAGGAGGTAAAGGAGATTTGGGTATTCATATTTCATTAGCCTTTAAAAATGTGctagtaataatattagaTATAAATGTGAGTTCTCTTattaattgttttattaaaatatatgtaaacaaaataaagaatgtTTTAATAGTTCATGAatctatattaaattttgattttaaaaaatataaaatcgaTTTAATAGTTGGGTTACATTGCTGTGGAGGCTTAACTGATTAcacattaaataaatgcatcaatgaaaaaatacCATTTCTTATTTGTTCATGTtgttatacaaaatttagagatttaagaaaatatatatttgactttaaaaattatggtATAATGAAtgtaattaataattacatTTACAATAAAGGATATGAAAATGGTCAGATAAATCATGAAGAAGCGAATAAAAAtgacataaatattaatggcATGAAGTGCCAATGTAATGATTTGATTAATTacacaaatataaacaatatgGATAAAAACGATAAAGATGAATCCTATAAGGTCGAAAATTATGCAGATAGTGAAAATGATAGTGATTgtaacgaaaaaaaaagcaaataCGATAAGTatggtaaaaaaaaaattcgaaGAAATATACCAACGGTATATTCGTTTGTcaatttattatcaaaattatgtgaaagtgaaaatatacatatatcaCATAAGTGtatgcatttatataataatataagattttgtattttgcaaaaaatatttgatgaCAACAATAAGGAAGGAAGCAAAGAAAAGTTGACTTTATCTTTGCATTCATTCCCAGTAGCCTTCTcaccaaaaaatattgttttaaaaggttattataaataa
- a CDS encoding dolichol-phosphate mannosyltransferase subunit 3, putative (tmhmm; query 1-92; ~;query 1-6; ~;query 62-91; ~;query 7-24; ~;query 39-61; ~;query 25-38; ~pfam_scan;Pfam:PF08285.7; E()=5.6E-11;score=42.3;query 4-88;description=DPM3;~iprscan;InterPro:IPR013174 : Dolichol-phosphate mannosyltransferase subunit 3;Pfam:PF08285; score=5.6E-11;query 4-88;description=Dolichol-phosphate mannosyltransferase subunit 3) — MQLTKGKIVVIILLFSTILWIYKFDKYKKSDSLHKWILIPLYLIFSLGIYALVSISISIYNVNIIPNDQNTLLEELDNIKKKLQMKNFTFT; from the exons ATGCAGCTTACAAAGGGAAAAATTGTTGTCataattttacttttttctacaattttatggatatacaaatttgacaaatataaaaaatcggATTCCTTACATAAATGGATACTa ATCCCTTTATATCTTATATTCAGTTTAGGTATATACGCATTAGTTTCTATATccataagtatatataatgttaatattatacCTAATGACCAGAATACTTTATTAgaa gAACTGGATAACATAAAGAAGAAAttacaaatgaaaaattttacCTTTACCTAA
- a CDS encoding CPW-WPC family protein (term=annotation;date=20150819;qualifier=removed_product=conserved Plasmodium protein, unknown function;qualifier=added_product=cpw-wpc family protein;curatorName=ucb@sanger.ac.uk;~pfam_scan;Pfam:PF09717.6; E()=1.1E-12;score=48.6;query 161-220;description=CPW_WPC;~pfam_scan;Pfam:PF09717.6; E()=7.7E-17;score=61.9;query 94-159;description=CPW_WPC;~iprscan;InterPro:IPR006387 : Plasmodium falciparum CPW-WPC;SMART:SM01099; score=5.4E-19;query 161-222;description=CPW-WPC domain;~iprscan;InterPro:IPR006387 : Plasmodium falciparum CPW-WPC;Pfam:PF09717; score=1.3E-12;query 161-220;description=CPW-WPC domain;~iprscan;InterPro:IPR006387 : Plasmodium falciparum CPW-WPC;SMART:SM01099; score=3.2E-17;query 94-160;description=CPW-WPC domain;~iprscan;InterPro:IPR006387 : Plasmodium falciparum CPW-WPC;TIGR_TIGRFAMS:TIGR01492; score=7.5E-17;query 160-222;description=CPW-WPC domain;~iprscan;InterPro:IPR006387 : Plasmodium falciparum CPW-WPC;Pfam:PF09717; score=9.5E-17;query 94-158;description=CPW-WPC domain;~iprscan;InterPro:IPR006387 : Plasmodium falciparum CPW-WPC;TIGR_TIGRFAMS:TIGR01492; score=2.2E-12;query 94-159;description=CPW-WPC domain), with protein sequence MNYFYLFVLFLFLYTELNLCENEKKNELFSNSELENIGGSAGGIITGSSNLSAHTNPHPSVTNVAGDIIHGLKSASPPIVELNGEALIDPDIICERDYNIPCPEDYTYIGSVHKNDDEICAPSPTYDGPCIGEELNIKNMSDARKENWSMKCKTSWPCRKCVRDYTSFCPEKWDKVEGTIRSCKPSRDYMGPCKYQINFSGHNIEMLSDWSLKCEAWWACDHIDLFPDCPDSDVPITAAATRWRLMKNYQ encoded by the exons atgaattatttttatttatttgtactattcctttttttatatacggaattaaatttatgtgaaaatgaaaaa aaaaacgaattattttctaacagtgaattagaaaatatagGGGGGAGTGCag GTGGCATTATTACGGGATCTTCAAACTTATCCGCACACACAAATCCTCATCCTTCTGTTACTAATGTTGCTGGAGAT ATAATTCATGGTCTAAAGAGTGCTTCACCGCCAATTGTTGAAT TAAATGGAGAAGCTCTAATTGATCCTGATATTATTTGTGAAAGGGATTATAATATACCATGTCCCGAG gATTATACGTATATTGGATctgttcataaaaatgaCGATGAGATATGTGCACCATCGCCAACTTATGAtg GCCCTTGCATAGGTGAAGAATTGAACATAAAGAATATGTCTGATGCCAGAAAAGAGAATTGGTCAATGAAATGTAAAACATCATGGCCTTGTAGAAAATGTGTAAGGGATTACACTTCATTTTGTCCag aaAAATGGGATAAAGTAGAAGGAACAATAAGATCTTGTAAACCATCAAGGGATTATATGGGTCCCTGTAAATACCAGATAAATTTTTCTGGGCACAATATAGAAATGTTAAGTGACTGGAGCTTAAAATGTGAAGCGTGGTg GGCATGTGATCATATAGATTTATTCCCTGATTGCCCAGATAGTGATGTACCTATTACTGCAGCTGCTACTAG ATGGAGATTGATGAAGAATTATCAGtaa